In Mangifera indica cultivar Alphonso chromosome 1, CATAS_Mindica_2.1, whole genome shotgun sequence, a single genomic region encodes these proteins:
- the LOC123195692 gene encoding uncharacterized protein LOC123195692 isoform X2 yields the protein MRFKLLSLIISKWLLEEFVEKHGSGLEVVYALCGWLKSSPPSYNIKLVSGPKLAEAKLEFDGSCSVQVYSVQASIPNDPAALWNAEYVQAEELFKQRSLDNCLRDNRFCGISNSFVKCNVDGTSVSIADVQPKSSGIPQLSKSNSMVQNNSVPPPQQNKIQQSNPKVSLLSATVVKDVKAESNSIGVHDQAIEKVNTLLASKKKGQNDKSSSGNGGSLASLWGRASTKEKPNSAAAVDNTSAEAQISVREAAENSSSDDDAKDVNFRRASNGEGNRKRKAVFDLSDEDEYEDTVNLGSPDPPKGKSDLIPKENKKLLVIGKPDLISNELKEDKLEAKEEKETNGESNQSTKENSAAVSKLMKSETSFTEKAESFVPQNDINKDKVVNSVPNSAKRKKVLKTHIDERGREVTEVVWEGEETEIKRADSETMNKADNEMTKKADSNPTKKAGSNTVTGNSNRPSAAKKSPALGSTVPSNPGSKAAAKKGGNPKDPKQGNILSFFKRV from the exons ATGAGATTCAAGCTCTTGTCTCTGATCATCTCCAAGTG GTTGCTTGAAGAGTTTGTTGAGAAACATGGAAGTGGGCTGGAAGTAGTATATGCTTTATGTGGCTGGTTGAAAAGCAGTCCTCCAAGTTATAATATAAAGCTTGTTTCTGGGCCTAAACTTGCAG AAGCCAAGCTAGAATTTGATGGAAGCTGCTCAGTTCAAGTTTATAGTGTGCAAGCCAGCATTCCTAATGATCCAGCTGCACTTTGGAATGCTGAATATGTACAAGCTGAAGAGCTATTTAAGCAGCGTTCACTTGATAATTGCTTGAGAGATAATAG GTTCTGTGGGATTTCAAATTCCTTTGTGAAGTGCAATGTTGATGGAACTTCTGTAAGCATTGCTGATGTACAGCCCAAAAGTTCAGGGATCCCACAGCTATCTAAAAGTAATTCTATGGTTCAAAACAATTCAGTTCCACCACCTCAGCAAAACAAAATACAGCAATCAAACCCAAAAGTCAGTTTGCTGTCTGCAACTGTGGTAAAAGATGTAAAAGCTGAAAGTAATAGTATAGGAGTTCATGATCAGGCTATAGAAAAAGTAAACACTTTGCTTGCTAGTAAGAAGAAAGGCCAGAATGATAAAAGCTCTTCTGGCAATGGTGGTTCATTAGCAAGTTTATGGGGTCGTGCATCCACAAAGGAAAAGCCCAATTCAGCAGCTGCAGTTGATAACA CTAGTGCAGAAGCTCAAATATCTGTGCGTGAAGCGGCAGAGAACAGCAGTAGTGATGATGATGCCAAAGATGTTAATTTTAGGAGGGCCTCCAATGGTGAAGGAAATAGGAAAAGGAAGGCAGTTTTCGATTTATCAGATGAAGATGAGTATGAAGACACAGTCAATTTGGGATCCCCTGATCCTCCAAAAGGAAAATCAGATTTAAttccaaaagaaaataaaaaacttttggtTATTGGAAAACCAGATCTGATATCAAATGAGCTGAAAGAAGATAAACTAGAAGCCAAGGAAGAGAAAGAAACTAACGGAGAATCCAACCAATCAACAAAGGAAAATTCTGCAGCTGTCAGCAAACTAATGAAGAGTGAAACCTCCTTTACGGAGAAGGCTGAAAGCTTTGTGCCTCAGAATGACATCAATAAGGATAAAGTGGTGAATTCTGTTCCAAATTCAGCTAAAAGGAAGAAAGTGTTGAAGACACACATTGACGAGCGAGGGAGAGAAG TAACGGAAGTTGTTTGGGAGGGTGAGGAAACTGAAATCAAGAGAGCAGACAGTGAGACAATGAATAAAGCTGACAATGAGATGACAAAGAAAGCAGACAGTAATCCAACAAAGAAGGCCGGCAGTAATACAGTCACCGGTAATAGCAACAG GCCATCAGCAGCTAAGAAGTCTCCAGCATTGGGAAGCACTGTGCCATCAAATCCAGGGAGCAAAGCAGCAGCGAAGAAAGGTGGAAACCCGAAGGATCCTAAGCAAGGCAACATTTTATCATTCTTCAAGAGGGTCTGA
- the LOC123195692 gene encoding DNA polymerase delta subunit 3 isoform X1 translates to MAGKISALEESLIVKPITMSGIETLGILDEIQALVSDHLQVVSYKWLSRKFLVSSNTAKRLLEEFVEKHGSGLEVVYALCGWLKSSPPSYNIKLVSGPKLAEAKLEFDGSCSVQVYSVQASIPNDPAALWNAEYVQAEELFKQRSLDNCLRDNRFCGISNSFVKCNVDGTSVSIADVQPKSSGIPQLSKSNSMVQNNSVPPPQQNKIQQSNPKVSLLSATVVKDVKAESNSIGVHDQAIEKVNTLLASKKKGQNDKSSSGNGGSLASLWGRASTKEKPNSAAAVDNTSAEAQISVREAAENSSSDDDAKDVNFRRASNGEGNRKRKAVFDLSDEDEYEDTVNLGSPDPPKGKSDLIPKENKKLLVIGKPDLISNELKEDKLEAKEEKETNGESNQSTKENSAAVSKLMKSETSFTEKAESFVPQNDINKDKVVNSVPNSAKRKKVLKTHIDERGREVTEVVWEGEETEIKRADSETMNKADNEMTKKADSNPTKKAGSNTVTGNSNRPSAAKKSPALGSTVPSNPGSKAAAKKGGNPKDPKQGNILSFFKRV, encoded by the exons ATGGCGGGAAAAATCAGTGCCCTTGAAGAGTCTCTTATTGTGAAACCCATAACAATGTCCGGAATCGAAACCCTAGGTATTCTAGATGAGATTCAAGCTCTTGTCTCTGATCATCTCCAAGTG GTTTCATATAAGTGGCTGAGTCGCAAATTTTTGGTGTCTTCAAATACCGCAAAGAG GTTGCTTGAAGAGTTTGTTGAGAAACATGGAAGTGGGCTGGAAGTAGTATATGCTTTATGTGGCTGGTTGAAAAGCAGTCCTCCAAGTTATAATATAAAGCTTGTTTCTGGGCCTAAACTTGCAG AAGCCAAGCTAGAATTTGATGGAAGCTGCTCAGTTCAAGTTTATAGTGTGCAAGCCAGCATTCCTAATGATCCAGCTGCACTTTGGAATGCTGAATATGTACAAGCTGAAGAGCTATTTAAGCAGCGTTCACTTGATAATTGCTTGAGAGATAATAG GTTCTGTGGGATTTCAAATTCCTTTGTGAAGTGCAATGTTGATGGAACTTCTGTAAGCATTGCTGATGTACAGCCCAAAAGTTCAGGGATCCCACAGCTATCTAAAAGTAATTCTATGGTTCAAAACAATTCAGTTCCACCACCTCAGCAAAACAAAATACAGCAATCAAACCCAAAAGTCAGTTTGCTGTCTGCAACTGTGGTAAAAGATGTAAAAGCTGAAAGTAATAGTATAGGAGTTCATGATCAGGCTATAGAAAAAGTAAACACTTTGCTTGCTAGTAAGAAGAAAGGCCAGAATGATAAAAGCTCTTCTGGCAATGGTGGTTCATTAGCAAGTTTATGGGGTCGTGCATCCACAAAGGAAAAGCCCAATTCAGCAGCTGCAGTTGATAACA CTAGTGCAGAAGCTCAAATATCTGTGCGTGAAGCGGCAGAGAACAGCAGTAGTGATGATGATGCCAAAGATGTTAATTTTAGGAGGGCCTCCAATGGTGAAGGAAATAGGAAAAGGAAGGCAGTTTTCGATTTATCAGATGAAGATGAGTATGAAGACACAGTCAATTTGGGATCCCCTGATCCTCCAAAAGGAAAATCAGATTTAAttccaaaagaaaataaaaaacttttggtTATTGGAAAACCAGATCTGATATCAAATGAGCTGAAAGAAGATAAACTAGAAGCCAAGGAAGAGAAAGAAACTAACGGAGAATCCAACCAATCAACAAAGGAAAATTCTGCAGCTGTCAGCAAACTAATGAAGAGTGAAACCTCCTTTACGGAGAAGGCTGAAAGCTTTGTGCCTCAGAATGACATCAATAAGGATAAAGTGGTGAATTCTGTTCCAAATTCAGCTAAAAGGAAGAAAGTGTTGAAGACACACATTGACGAGCGAGGGAGAGAAG TAACGGAAGTTGTTTGGGAGGGTGAGGAAACTGAAATCAAGAGAGCAGACAGTGAGACAATGAATAAAGCTGACAATGAGATGACAAAGAAAGCAGACAGTAATCCAACAAAGAAGGCCGGCAGTAATACAGTCACCGGTAATAGCAACAG GCCATCAGCAGCTAAGAAGTCTCCAGCATTGGGAAGCACTGTGCCATCAAATCCAGGGAGCAAAGCAGCAGCGAAGAAAGGTGGAAACCCGAAGGATCCTAAGCAAGGCAACATTTTATCATTCTTCAAGAGGGTCTGA